In a single window of the Anabas testudineus chromosome 19, fAnaTes1.2, whole genome shotgun sequence genome:
- the hoxb1b gene encoding LOW QUALITY PROTEIN: homeobox protein Hox-B1b (The sequence of the model RefSeq protein was modified relative to this genomic sequence to represent the inferred CDS: inserted 3 bases in 3 codons; substituted 1 base at 1 genomic stop codon) has product MDEPADLTECCRSFAIGVXRVTWCXQEGDMRVEGXFYSFDILPRRAKGAPINDCLVLTSSEQTKGPGXRMNSYLDYPVCNRGANLFSAKAGYHNLNHGYMSSNSCATSDSYAPDGRLVAPTSAPHQTPSLPLHHQTHVNLDLQFASPGNSMYGSPLEYGHHQHQYGLAPEQDRGFIHAQVSPLGTNMAPYTGDSCGPGAATGSQYLHFGNGDQRQQEYSESIYTRLPPQSKEKDLDHVEETSKTFDWMKVKRNPPKTAVLSEFGVPGQHNAIRTNFTTKQLTELEKEFHFNKYLTRARRVEVAASLELNETQVKIWFQNRRMKQKKREKLGCVLVNTAAPAEKLCSADTSPKAKGKDCET; this is encoded by the exons ATGGACGAGCCTGCAGACTTGACAGAGTGCTGTAGGTCCTTTGCCATTGGCGTTTAGCGGGTCACATGGT GTCAGGAAGGCGATATGAGGGTGGAAG AGTTTTACAGCTTTGACATACTACCTAGAAGGGCAAAGGGAGCACCGATTAATGACTGCTTAGTCTTGACCAGTTCTGAACAAACAAAAGGCCCCG CCAGGATGAACTCCTACTTAGACTACCCTGTGTGCAACCGGGGAGCAAATCTTTTCAGTGCCAAGGCCGGATACCACAATTTAAACCATGGATACATGTCGTCCAACTCATGTGCAACAAGTGATAGTTACGCACCGGACGGGCGTTTAGTGGCTCCAACCTCTGCTCCACACCAGACCCCGAGCCTTCCTCTGCACCACCAGACACACGTCAACTTAGATCTGCAGTTTGCGTCCCCGGGGAACTCCATGTATGGGTCACCTCTGGAGTACGGACATCACCAGCACCAGTACGGCCTCGCTCCCGAGCAGGACCGGGGCTTCATTCACGCGCAAGTCTCACCCCTTGGGACAAACATGGCCCCCTACACCGGGGACAGTTGTGGGCCTGGAGCTGCAACGGGAAGCCAATATCTGCATTTTGGTAACGGAGATCAGAGGCAGCAAGAATATTCAGAGAGCATTTACACAAGGTTACCGCCCCAAAGTAAAGAGAAAGATTTGGACCATGTGGAGGAAACTTCTAAAACATTCGACTGGATGAAAGTGAAGAGGAATCCTCCTAAAACAG CTGTCCTTTCCGAGTTCGGGGTTCCGGGCCAGCACAACGCGATCCGCACCAACTTCACCACCAAGCAGCTGacggagctggagaaggagttcCACTTCAACAAATACCTGACGCGGGCACGTCGGGTGGAGGTCGCCGCCAGCCTGGAGCTCAACGAGACGCAGGTGAAAATCTGGTTTCAGAATCGCAGGATGAAGCAGAAGAAACGCGAGAAACTGGGCTGCGTTTTAGTCAACACCGCGGCACCAGCGGAGAAACTCTGCAGCGCTGACACGTCTCCAAAAGCAAAAGGGAAAGACTGTGAAACATAA